The following proteins come from a genomic window of Sorghum bicolor cultivar BTx623 chromosome 3, Sorghum_bicolor_NCBIv3, whole genome shotgun sequence:
- the LOC8074485 gene encoding FAD synthase produces MEIDEAVRGCSDRRLRTKYGNAVYVVQRAFALYPFEEIAFSFNGGKDSTVLLHLIRAGYYLYKKDSGDIAQMNAVKNCPLRTIYFESPCAFPEINSFTYETVSTYGLPLETIHSDFKSGLEGLLKEKPTKAIFIGTRIGDPNAVGQEQFSPSSPGWPPFMRVNPILDWSYRDVWSFLLTCKVKYCSLYDQGYTSIGSIHDTVPNALLSDSSTEKSFRPAYMLTDGRLERAGRTKKTNPKVEMNSVASNGMNITEGGQMVSRAASIIVVGDEILFGTTEDNLGAALCKKLHAIGWRVSHVAVVRNEIDSVAEEVERCKSVDDMVFIFGGLGPLHSDVSLAGVAKAFGVRLAPDEEFEDYLSQLMGNNYTGDRNEMAQLPEGITELLHHKTLPLPLIKCRNVIALGATNMVELDTEWDCLLDTQESGLMPTKPFVSKHLSTTVSDVQIAPVLAKLCLEFSDVYIGCHRISRAGPLVVNLTGKDNQRVDAAAEKLTSSFEGQFSQVDSCK; encoded by the exons ATGGAGATCGACGAGGCGGTGCGCGGGTGCAGCGACCGCCGCCTGCGCACCAAGTACGGCAACGCCGTCTACGTCGTCCAGCGCGCCTTCGCGCTCTaccc GTTTGAGGAAATTGCCTTCAGCTTTAATGGTGGGAAGGATTCAACT GTGCTCCTGCATTTGATTCGAGCTGGTTACTACCTTTACAAGAAGGACTCTGGTGATATAGCCCAAATGAATGCTGTTAAAAACTGTCCACTGCGTACCATCTATTTTGAAAGCCCTTGTGCTTTTCCTGAAATCAACTCATTCACTTATGAGACTGTCTCAAC TTATGGGTTACCACTGGAAACTATCCATTCGGATTTCAAGTCTGGTCTAGAAGGCCTTCTGAAGGAGAAGCCCACCAAAGCAATTTTCATTGGCACAAGAATTGGTGATCCAAATGCG GTTGGTCAAGAACAGTTCTCTCCTAGTTCACCTGGCTGGCCTCCTTTTATGAGGGTGAATCCGATCTTGGATTGGTCATACAG GGATGTTTGGTCTTTTCTATTAACATGTAAGGTCAAATACTGCAGCCTTTATGATCAAGG GTATACTTCCATTGGGAGCATACATGATACTGTTCCAAATGCACTTCTTAGTGATTCATCAACGGAGAAAAGTTTTAGACCAGCATACATGCTAACAGATGGAAGGCTTGAAAGAGCTGGTCGAACAAAAAAAACTAATCCTAAAGTAGAAATGAATTCTGTTGCAAGCAATGGCATGAACATTACTGAGGGAGGACAAATGGTCTCACGTGCGGCATCAATCATTGTAGTTGGTGATGAAATTTT GTTTGGTACAACTGAGGATAACTTAGGAGCGGCCTTGTGCAAGAAGCTTCATGCAATTGGCTGGCGGGTTTCTCATGTAGCAGTTGTTCGCAATGAG ATTGATTCTGTTGCTGAAGAAGTTGAGCGATGTAAATCTGTTGATGACATG GTGTTTATTTTTGGTGGACTTGGGCCCCTACATTCAGATGTTTCTTTGGCTGGTGTCGCAAAAGCATTTGGAGTTCGTCTG GCTCCTGATGAAGAGTTTGAGGATTATCTTAGTCAACTCATGGGAAACAATTACACCGGTGATCGAAATGAG ATGGCGCAGTTGCCAGAAGGTATCACTGAATTACTGCATCACAAAACGCTACCATTACCATTG ATCAAATGCAGAAATGTCATTGCTCTTGGTGCAACCAATATGGTTGAACTAGACACCGAGTGGGATTGTCTTCTAGATACTCAGGAGAGTGGTTTAATGCCAACAAAACCTTTTGTGTCAAAGCATCTCAGCACTACAGTTTCAGAT GTTCAAATTGCTCCGGTCCTTGCAAAACTGTGCTTAGAGTTTTCTGATGTTTACATAG